In a genomic window of Piliocolobus tephrosceles isolate RC106 chromosome 1, ASM277652v3, whole genome shotgun sequence:
- the LOC111543965 gene encoding LOW QUALITY PROTEIN: Fc receptor-like protein 6 (The sequence of the model RefSeq protein was modified relative to this genomic sequence to represent the inferred CDS: substituted 1 base at 1 genomic stop codon): protein MKHRDACSSTVCSKAVMEEWKADGKEDLALFASTPWSGKAVSLLACPDLELSLEHEGLETVTLHWCHPRASIPSRGLRLGAALSLCLATWLYLQAWPNLVFEGDALTLXCQGWKNTPLSQVKFYRDGKFLHFSKENQTLSMGAATVQSSGQYSCTGQVMYIPQIFTLTSETAMVQVQELFPPPVLSATPSPEPREGSLVTLRCQTKLHPLRSASRLLFSFHKDGHTLQNRGPHLELCIPGVKEGYSGLYWCEMAPEGGQVQKQSPQLEVRVQAPVSRPALTLYHGSADPAVGDVVQLLCEAQRGSPPILYLFYLNGEILGISPGNHLAPHGAVSPLFPVKSEQDAGIPSCKAENSISREKSEPKRSPLLMHLVF, encoded by the exons ATGAAG CACAGAGATGCCTGCAGCAGCACAGTCTGCTCTAAGGCAGTCATGGAAGAATGGAAAGCAGATGGGAAAGAGGACCTAGCCTTGTTTGCCAGCACCCCCTGGTCCGGGAAGGCTGTTTCCCTTCTGGCTT GTCCGGACCTGGAGCTGTCACTGGAG CATGAAGGACTGGAGACAGTGACACTGCACTGGTGCCATCCAAGGGCCTCCATCCCCAGCAGAGGCCTTAGACTGGGGGCCGCCCTGTCCCTTTGTCTTGCAACCTGGCTATACCTCCAAGCCTGGCCAAACCTTGTGTTTGAAGGAGATGCCCTGACTCTGTGATGTCAGGGATGGAAGAATACACCACTGTCTCAGGTGAAGTTCTACAGAGATGGAAAATTCCTTCATTTCTCTAAGGAAAACCAGACTCTGTCCATGGGAGCAGCAACAGTGCAGAGCAGTGGCCAGTACAGCTGCACTGGGCAGGTGATGTATATTCCACAGATATTCACACTAACTTCAGAAACTGCCATGGTTCAAGTCCAAG AGCTGTTCCCACCTCCTGTGCTGAGTGCCACCCCCTCTCCTGAGCCCCGAGAGGGTAGCCTGGTGACCCTGAGATGTCAGACAAAGCTGCATCCCCTGAGGTCAGCCTCAAGgctcctcttctctttccacaAGGATGGCCATACCTTGCAGAACAGGGGCCCTCACCTAGAACTCTGCATCCCAGGAGTCAAAGAGGGATACTCTGGActttactggtgtgagatggcccCCGAGGGTGGCCAGGTCCAGAAGCAGAGCCCCCAGCTGGAGGTCAGAGTGCAGG CTCCTGTGTCCCGTCCTGCGCTCACTCTGTACCACGGGTCTGCTGACCCTGCTGTGGGAGACGTGGTGCAGCTCCTCTGTGAGGCCCAGAGGGGCTCCCCTCCAATCCTGTACTTGTTCTACCTCAATGGAGAGATCTTGGGGATCTCTCCTGGGAATCACTTGGCTCCCCATGGAGCTGTTTCCCCCTTGTTTCCAGTGAAGTCAGAGCAGGATGCTGGGATCCCGTCCTGCAAGGCTGAGAACAGCATCTCCAGAGAGAAGAGTGAGCCCAAAAGGTCTCCCTTGTTGATGCATCTTGTCTTCTAA